From Neomonachus schauinslandi chromosome 12, ASM220157v2, whole genome shotgun sequence, the proteins below share one genomic window:
- the LOC110580104 gene encoding 28S ribosomal protein S17, mitochondrial-like — protein sequence MSVVCSSVHAKWIVGKVIGTAMQKTAKVRVTRLVLDPYLLKYFNKRKTYFAHDALQQCIVGDIVLLKALPVPRTKHVKHELAEIIFKVGQVIDPVTGKPCAGTTYLESPVSLETTCLTKNLEELNSSSAQ from the coding sequence ATGTCAGTAGTTTGTTCATCCGTCCATGCCAAATGGATCGTGGGGAAGGTGATTGGAACAGCAATGCAAAAAACAGCTAAAGTGAGAGTGACCAGGCTTGTTTTGGACCCctatttattaaagtattttaataagCGTAAAACCTACTTTGCTCACGATGCTCTTCAGCAGTGCATAGTTGGGGATATTGTGCTTCTCAAAGCTCTACCTGTTCCACGAACAAAGCACGTGAAACATGAACTGGCTGAGATCATTTTCAAAGTTGGACAGGTTATAGACCCAGTGACTGGAAAACCCTGTGCAGGAACTACCTACCTGGAAAGCCCAGTCAGCTTGGAAACCACCTGCCTAACCAAAAATCTGGAAGAACTCAATAGCTCTTCAGCACAGTGA